A part of Halobacillus shinanisalinarum genomic DNA contains:
- a CDS encoding MFS transporter: MQNSSRIRLTVGWITLFLMGTDLFVVSPLLPFISQEYHISSAITGWMVTTFAVTYAASAPFFGWISDKKGRRYFITLGLSLFVLANILTGLAPSFAWLISSRILAGLAVASITPLIYAIIGDVAPSDRRGAWLSIVVSGHLMALWAGAPVGALLEHFLGWRFVFLAMALMGAILAVINFKAWESIPRVASGRKVIKGNMVRILGSVSVTAIWAISMYTLYVYLGAALYSLNKFTSSEVSLAVTIYGIGAVIGSLTSGQITGRFGEGIISKVTLALLSIVLIVLGGFFSSGGWIYLILFVWALVGYAGFTSYQARLAADFSEHRGTALAWNNTALYIGITLGSVIGSYVVANWGYSLLPYISSGAAAISFFIGMHKLPISRRLEEVK, from the coding sequence ATGCAAAATTCAAGCAGAATACGTTTGACAGTTGGATGGATTACCTTGTTTTTAATGGGAACAGATTTGTTTGTAGTCTCCCCATTGTTACCCTTTATTTCTCAGGAATATCATATTTCCTCTGCAATCACAGGTTGGATGGTAACCACCTTTGCAGTTACCTATGCTGCCTCAGCTCCTTTTTTCGGTTGGATCTCTGATAAAAAGGGGCGAAGATATTTTATAACATTAGGCTTGTCACTATTCGTGCTTGCCAATATTTTGACAGGTCTCGCTCCTTCGTTTGCATGGTTAATCAGCAGTCGAATCCTAGCTGGCTTGGCGGTGGCCTCCATCACACCTTTGATTTACGCTATTATCGGAGATGTTGCCCCTTCGGATCGACGAGGAGCTTGGCTGTCCATTGTAGTATCCGGGCATTTAATGGCTTTGTGGGCAGGTGCTCCTGTAGGGGCGTTATTGGAGCATTTCCTTGGCTGGCGATTTGTATTTCTAGCAATGGCCTTGATGGGAGCAATTTTGGCGGTTATCAATTTTAAAGCATGGGAATCAATTCCAAGAGTCGCTTCAGGAAGAAAAGTTATAAAAGGGAACATGGTTAGAATATTGGGTTCGGTCAGTGTAACGGCGATCTGGGCCATTTCCATGTACACCCTTTATGTTTATCTAGGAGCAGCCCTTTACTCCCTAAACAAATTTACATCTTCTGAAGTCTCGTTAGCTGTCACAATTTATGGAATTGGAGCTGTTATAGGTAGTCTTACAAGTGGGCAAATAACTGGCCGTTTCGGAGAGGGTATTATATCCAAAGTCACGCTCGCCTTGCTTTCAATCGTTCTAATTGTTTTAGGTGGCTTTTTTTCATCAGGTGGATGGATCTATTTAATATTGTTTGTTTGGGCGCTGGTTGGATATGCAGGGTTTACATCCTATCAGGCACGATTAGCTGCCGATTTTTCAGAACATCGGGGAACTGCCCTAGCATGGAATAATACAGCACTTTACATCGGGATCACACTCGGCTCAGTCATTGGAAGTTATGTGGTGGCAAATTGGGGATATTCGTTGCTCCCTTATATCAGTAGTGGCGCGGCTGCTATTAGCTTCTTCATTGGTATGCACAAGTTACCCATATCACGTCGTTTAGAGGAAGTGAAATAA